In a genomic window of Columba livia isolate bColLiv1 breed racing homer chromosome 4, bColLiv1.pat.W.v2, whole genome shotgun sequence:
- the LOC135579421 gene encoding extracellular matrix organizing protein FRAS1-like isoform X2, translating into MSLAEMDYKGAFSKGQILYGRVLWNPEQNLNAAYELQLEKVYLCTGKDGHVPFFDPTGTVYNEGPRYGCIQPNKHLKHRFLLLDRTQPEVTDQYFHDVPFDAHFASDLAEFRSVSSAPGGDGFTLRVDALYKEPVKGQRLNGGVKAQNALQDRTEV; encoded by the exons ATGTCCCTGGCAGAAATGGATTACAAAGGGGCTTTTTCAAAGG GGCAAATCCTTTACGGCCGCGTGCTCTGGAACCCGGAACAGAACCTGAACGCCGCCTAcgagctgcagctggaaaaggtCTATCTGTGCACGGGCAAGGACGGGCACGTGCCTTTCTTCGACCCGACCGGCACCGTCTATAACGAGGGGCCCCGGTACGGCTGCATCCAGCCCAACAAGCACCTGAAGCACCGATTCCTGCTCTTG GACCGAACGCAGCCCGAGGTGACCGATCAGTATTTCCACGACGTGCCTTTCGACGCCCACTTCGCTTCCGACCTGGCCGAGTTCCGCTCCGTCAGCAGCGCGCCCGGAGGCGACGGCTTCACGCTCAGGGTGGACGCTCTCTACAAG GAGCCAGTGAAGGGGCAGCGGCTGAACGGGGGAGTCAAAGCGCAGAACGCTCTGCAGGACCGGACGGAAGTTTAA
- the LOC135579421 gene encoding extracellular matrix organizing protein FRAS1-like isoform X1, whose protein sequence is MSLAEMDYKGAFSKGQILYGRVLWNPEQNLNAAYELQLEKVYLCTGKDGHVPFFDPTGTVYNEGPRYGCIQPNKHLKHRFLLLDRTQPEVTDQYFHDVPFDAHFASDLAEFRSVSSAPGGDGFTLRVDALYKVRAQGVGGPKTPVSARDVPGSLGEWRAPGPTPRRDTESALGRLWQDFISRFPQTGRICPPVACVCCTVNEQRSQVPNKL, encoded by the exons ATGTCCCTGGCAGAAATGGATTACAAAGGGGCTTTTTCAAAGG GGCAAATCCTTTACGGCCGCGTGCTCTGGAACCCGGAACAGAACCTGAACGCCGCCTAcgagctgcagctggaaaaggtCTATCTGTGCACGGGCAAGGACGGGCACGTGCCTTTCTTCGACCCGACCGGCACCGTCTATAACGAGGGGCCCCGGTACGGCTGCATCCAGCCCAACAAGCACCTGAAGCACCGATTCCTGCTCTTG GACCGAACGCAGCCCGAGGTGACCGATCAGTATTTCCACGACGTGCCTTTCGACGCCCACTTCGCTTCCGACCTGGCCGAGTTCCGCTCCGTCAGCAGCGCGCCCGGAGGCGACGGCTTCACGCTCAGGGTGGACGCTCTCTACAAGGTCCGTGCCCAGGGGGTCGGGGGCCCCAAAACTCCCGTCTCTGCCCGGGACGTCCCGGGTTCACTGGGTGAATGGCGGGCGCCGGGCCCGACGCCGCGCAGAGACACCGAATCCGCGCTGGGGAGGCTCTGGCAGGATTTTATATCCCGATTTCCCCAGACGGGCCGTATTTGTCCCCCAGTGGCCTGTGTCTGTTGTACCGTAAATGAACAGCGGAGCCAGGTACCAAACAAACTCTAG